The Sphingomonas sp. So64.6b genome includes a region encoding these proteins:
- a CDS encoding glycosyltransferase family 39 protein codes for MQDRATPPRPTLIASGIGAAAQFLFTLNLTRPTSLVFDEVHYVPAARLLMTLSHSANTEHPLLGKLLIALGMTLFGDNALGWRIMSTVAATTVVLGVFAILWMLFQRTRTAVFGALFVILNFTVFIQARIAMLDGFMAAFVVLAIVALLRAMRSPPRKVMRRWVLGSALLGLAVATKWTAAPFVAYAAIGFLLVRRRDATAWPGLRPIPALLILGTVSIATYFLTFAPAFYYAEQPLTLDRLIPFQLYMYGQQTQVLPPHPYQSSWWSWPLMIRPIWYLYEMTNGAVRGILLLGNPAILWGGLIAVAACLRIALRERSIKFLAIAALWIGSYAIWAIIPKSLGFFYYYYLPSIFLCIALAAWIDHRRGKWRYWGLQWDWAYLALVAGLFVMFYPIISAAALPNDQAFRHWMWFSSWP; via the coding sequence ATGCAGGACCGCGCCACCCCGCCCCGCCCGACCCTGATCGCGAGCGGCATCGGTGCAGCGGCGCAATTCCTCTTCACGCTCAACCTGACGCGCCCGACCAGCCTGGTGTTCGACGAGGTCCATTATGTCCCCGCCGCGCGCCTGCTGATGACCCTGAGCCATTCGGCCAACACCGAGCATCCGCTGCTCGGCAAGCTGCTGATCGCTTTGGGCATGACCCTGTTCGGCGACAATGCGCTGGGCTGGCGGATCATGTCGACGGTTGCCGCGACGACGGTGGTGCTCGGCGTGTTCGCGATCCTGTGGATGCTGTTCCAGCGCACCCGCACTGCGGTGTTCGGCGCGCTGTTCGTGATCCTCAACTTCACAGTCTTCATCCAGGCGCGAATCGCGATGCTCGACGGGTTCATGGCGGCGTTCGTCGTGCTGGCGATCGTCGCGCTGCTCCGCGCGATGCGCAGCCCGCCGCGCAAGGTGATGCGCCGCTGGGTGCTGGGCAGCGCGTTGCTGGGGCTCGCTGTCGCGACCAAATGGACCGCGGCGCCGTTCGTCGCCTATGCCGCGATCGGTTTCCTGCTGGTGCGCCGGCGCGATGCGACCGCCTGGCCCGGGTTGCGGCCGATCCCGGCGCTGCTGATCCTCGGCACGGTCAGTATCGCGACCTATTTCCTGACCTTCGCGCCGGCCTTTTATTATGCCGAGCAACCCCTCACGCTCGACCGGCTGATCCCGTTCCAGCTTTATATGTACGGGCAACAGACCCAAGTCCTGCCGCCGCATCCCTATCAGTCGAGCTGGTGGAGCTGGCCGCTGATGATCCGGCCAATCTGGTATCTTTACGAAATGACCAACGGCGCGGTGCGCGGCATCCTGCTGCTCGGCAATCCGGCGATCCTGTGGGGCGGGCTGATCGCGGTCGCGGCGTGCCTGCGCATCGCCCTGCGTGAGCGGTCGATCAAGTTCCTGGCCATCGCCGCGCTCTGGATCGGTTCGTACGCAATCTGGGCGATCATTCCCAAGTCGCTTGGATTCTTCTATTATTATTACCTGCCGAGCATCTTTCTGTGCATCGCGCTGGCCGCCTGGATCGACCATCGGCGCGGCAAGTGGCGGTATTGGGGACTACAGTGGGATTGGGCATATCTCGCGCTCGTCGCGGGGCTGTTCGTGATGTTCTACCCGATCATTTCCGCTGCCGCGTTGCCCAATGACCAAGCGTTCCGACACTGGATGTGGTTTTCCAGCTGGCCATGA
- a CDS encoding glycosyltransferase family 2 protein, which translates to MKDLLELAVVIPTFNEVGNVPALITKLDAALHGRNWEAIFVDDNSPDGTASAAREIARLDRRVRVIQRIDRRGLSSACIEGICATAAPVVAVIDGDLQHDETILPAMLDALQADESLDLVIGSRFVDGGGTGDWDRDRVAKSAFATRLSRRVLKADLSDPMSGFFMIRTQIVRELAPHLNAIGFKILLDLMTGSPKPLKFLELPYTFRVRTEGESKLDHVVAMEYLIAIYDRMFGRVIPVRFAMFSGIGALGAGVHFLFLGLLFKELGMSFIGATIVATVAAMTFNFFLNNALTYRDSRLKGAKELFDGWVTFCVVCSVGAVANVGVAAFLYDARADTWAFSALAGIMVSAVWNYALSSRFTWGRY; encoded by the coding sequence GTGAAGGACCTGCTCGAACTCGCGGTGGTCATTCCGACCTTCAATGAGGTCGGCAATGTGCCGGCGCTCATCACAAAGCTCGATGCCGCGCTGCACGGCCGGAATTGGGAAGCGATCTTCGTCGACGACAATAGTCCCGACGGCACCGCCTCGGCCGCGCGCGAAATTGCCCGGCTCGACCGGCGCGTGCGCGTGATCCAGCGGATCGACCGGCGTGGCCTGTCGTCCGCCTGTATCGAGGGCATCTGCGCGACCGCCGCGCCGGTCGTCGCAGTGATCGATGGCGATTTGCAGCATGACGAGACGATCCTGCCCGCGATGCTCGACGCGCTTCAGGCGGATGAATCACTCGACCTGGTGATCGGGTCGCGGTTCGTCGATGGCGGCGGCACCGGCGACTGGGATCGCGATCGGGTGGCGAAATCGGCTTTTGCGACAAGGCTTTCGCGTCGAGTGTTGAAGGCCGATCTGAGCGACCCGATGAGCGGCTTCTTCATGATTCGCACGCAGATCGTTCGCGAACTCGCACCGCATCTCAACGCGATCGGCTTCAAGATCCTGCTCGACCTGATGACTGGCAGCCCCAAGCCGCTCAAATTCCTCGAGCTGCCCTATACCTTCCGTGTCCGCACCGAAGGCGAAAGCAAGCTCGATCACGTCGTGGCGATGGAATATCTCATCGCCATCTATGACCGCATGTTCGGGCGGGTCATTCCGGTGCGCTTCGCCATGTTCTCGGGGATCGGCGCGCTCGGCGCGGGTGTGCATTTCCTGTTTCTGGGACTGTTGTTCAAGGAATTGGGCATGAGCTTCATCGGCGCGACGATCGTTGCCACGGTCGCCGCGATGACGTTCAATTTCTTCCTCAACAACGCGCTGACCTATCGCGACAGCCGGCTGAAGGGTGCCAAGGAGTTATTCGATGGCTGGGTGACCTTCTGTGTCGTCTGCTCGGTCGGCGCGGTCGCCAATGTCGGCGTCGCCGCGTTCCTCTATGACGCGCGGGCGGATACCTGGGCCTTTTCGGCACTGGCCGGGATCATGGTCAGCGCGGTATGGAATTATGCACTGTCGTCGCGCTTCACCTGGGGGCGCTACTGA
- the leuB gene encoding 3-isopropylmalate dehydrogenase, whose product MLIALLPGDGIGPEVITEARRVLDALALDLNFEEALVGGAAYHATGHPLPPATLALARRADAILFGAVGDPSCDALERSLRPEQAILGLRKELALFANLRPAKLFPGLEDASALRPEVAAAIDMVIVRELNGDVYFGEKGMRTTADGKREGYDVMSYDEAEVARIAHVGFQTAAKRDGKLCSVDKANVLETSQLWRDVVIEVSAGYPEVALTHMYVDNAAMQLVRNPGQFDVIVTGNLFGDILSDQASMCAGSIGMLPSASLDSAGKGLYEPIHGSAPDIAGQGKANPCATILSAAMMLRHSLGLPDAADRIEAAVGAALGKGARTGDLGGALSTRAMGDAVLAEL is encoded by the coding sequence ATGCTCATTGCCCTGCTGCCCGGCGACGGGATCGGTCCCGAAGTCATCACCGAAGCGCGTCGCGTGCTCGACGCGTTGGCGCTCGACCTGAATTTCGAAGAAGCGCTGGTCGGTGGCGCCGCTTATCATGCGACTGGTCACCCGCTGCCGCCGGCAACGCTGGCACTGGCCAGGCGCGCCGATGCGATCCTGTTCGGCGCGGTCGGCGATCCCTCATGCGACGCGCTGGAGCGCTCGCTCCGGCCCGAACAGGCAATTCTCGGCCTGCGCAAGGAGCTGGCGCTGTTCGCCAATCTGCGCCCCGCCAAGCTGTTTCCGGGACTGGAAGATGCCTCCGCGCTCCGTCCCGAGGTCGCCGCTGCGATCGACATGGTGATCGTGCGCGAGCTCAACGGCGACGTCTATTTCGGCGAGAAGGGCATGCGCACCACCGCCGACGGCAAGCGCGAAGGCTATGACGTCATGAGCTATGACGAGGCCGAGGTCGCACGCATCGCGCATGTCGGGTTTCAGACCGCGGCCAAGCGCGACGGCAAGCTCTGTTCGGTCGACAAGGCTAATGTGCTGGAAACGTCGCAATTGTGGCGCGACGTGGTGATCGAGGTGTCGGCTGGTTATCCCGAGGTTGCACTCACCCACATGTATGTCGACAACGCGGCGATGCAGCTGGTGCGCAATCCGGGCCAGTTCGACGTGATCGTCACTGGCAATCTGTTCGGCGACATATTGTCCGATCAGGCGAGCATGTGCGCCGGTTCGATCGGCATGCTGCCCTCAGCGTCGCTCGATAGCGCGGGCAAGGGCCTGTACGAACCGATCCATGGCAGCGCGCCCGATATCGCCGGCCAGGGCAAGGCTAACCCTTGCGCGACGATCCTGTCGGCGGCGATGATGCTGCGCCATTCGCTCGGCCTGCCCGATGCCGCCGACCGCATCGAGGCAGCGGTCGGTGCTGCGCTTGGCAAGGGTGCACGGACCGGCGACCTGGGCGGCGCATTGTCGACCCGCGCCATGGGCGATGCGGTGCTGGCGGAACTGTGA
- the recO gene encoding DNA repair protein RecO has protein sequence MHLRAEALILAVRYHGEHGAIVRALTADHGLQPGYVRGGKSRRIRPILQPANLVLGEWRARTDDQLAGLTVELIHSRAPLYAEPLPAAALEWVTALTATALPEAQPYPRLHAALDGVIGAIEAAPAARGWALALARYELLLLAELGYGPELDDLPDVLRAGGEANWVDILAALHITGRALEADILTDRRAETLAARARLVERLKRAVA, from the coding sequence ATGCATCTCCGCGCCGAAGCCCTGATCCTCGCTGTCCGTTATCACGGCGAACATGGCGCGATCGTGCGGGCGCTGACCGCCGATCACGGCCTGCAGCCCGGTTATGTGCGCGGCGGCAAGTCGCGACGGATCCGCCCGATCCTGCAGCCTGCCAATCTCGTGCTGGGCGAATGGCGCGCGCGGACCGACGATCAGCTCGCCGGACTGACCGTCGAACTGATCCACAGCCGCGCGCCGCTTTATGCCGAACCGCTTCCCGCCGCCGCGCTCGAATGGGTCACCGCGCTGACCGCGACCGCGTTGCCCGAGGCGCAGCCCTATCCGCGCCTGCATGCAGCGCTCGATGGCGTGATCGGCGCGATCGAGGCGGCGCCCGCCGCGCGCGGCTGGGCTTTGGCGCTGGCGCGCTACGAACTGCTGTTGCTGGCGGAGCTCGGTTATGGACCGGAATTGGACGATCTGCCCGATGTGCTGCGTGCCGGGGGCGAAGCGAACTGGGTCGATATCCTGGCCGCGCTGCACATCACCGGCAGGGCATTGGAGGCCGATATCCTCACCGATCGCCGCGCCGAAACGCTCGCTGCCAGGGCGCGCTTGGTCGAGCGTCTAAAAAGGGCGGTTGCGTGA
- a CDS encoding GNAT family N-acetyltransferase translates to MTAVPLPLRFQIGARTLVSIQRKLVRVPMNLDDVLDGHLPALPPLDGDADGYQITSLPEERQSAMIQAGSGMIAFVRQRYTRYYADLTLGYDGWLGMMSSNARSGMKRKAKKIATLSGGTLDVRRFRTPDEMTAFHDVARQVSIRTYQEKLLGSGLPDDAAFVARMYSMAAADSVRGWLLHIAGEPAAYLYCPIVDGTVRYEYVGHDPAFNDLSPGSVLHMEAMRDLYAEGGLKRFDFTEGEGQHKRQFATGGVACLDLLLLRASLANRLTTMALGTFDRTMAWAKTATRKLGLGELAKKIRRA, encoded by the coding sequence ATGACCGCCGTACCGTTGCCGCTGCGCTTCCAGATCGGCGCCCGCACATTGGTTTCGATCCAGCGCAAGCTTGTCCGCGTGCCGATGAATCTCGACGATGTACTCGATGGACATTTGCCTGCCTTGCCGCCGCTCGATGGGGACGCGGACGGCTATCAGATCACATCGCTACCCGAAGAGCGCCAGAGTGCGATGATCCAGGCCGGCAGCGGCATGATCGCGTTCGTGCGGCAACGCTACACGCGTTATTATGCCGATCTGACGCTCGGCTATGACGGCTGGCTTGGGATGATGTCGTCGAACGCGCGCAGTGGCATGAAGCGCAAGGCGAAGAAGATCGCGACGCTGTCGGGCGGAACGCTCGACGTGCGGCGCTTCCGTACCCCCGATGAAATGACCGCCTTCCATGACGTTGCGCGTCAGGTCTCGATCCGCACCTATCAGGAGAAATTGCTCGGCTCGGGTCTGCCCGATGATGCCGCCTTTGTGGCACGGATGTATTCGATGGCGGCGGCGGATTCGGTGCGCGGCTGGCTGCTCCATATCGCGGGCGAGCCGGCGGCCTATCTTTATTGCCCGATCGTCGATGGCACGGTGCGCTACGAATATGTCGGGCACGACCCCGCGTTCAACGACCTGTCGCCCGGCAGCGTGCTGCACATGGAGGCGATGCGTGACCTCTATGCCGAGGGCGGTCTGAAGCGCTTCGACTTCACCGAGGGCGAAGGCCAGCACAAGCGTCAATTCGCCACCGGCGGCGTGGCGTGTCTCGATTTGCTATTGCTGCGCGCGAGCCTGGCGAACCGGCTGACGACAATGGCGCTCGGCACGTTCGACCGGACGATGGCATGGGCCAAGACGGCGACGCGGAAACTGGGCCTGGGCGAACTGGCGAAGAAGATCCGGCGCGCGTGA
- a CDS encoding polysaccharide deacetylase family protein has product MTTPVFLTVDTELAWRHHAASLDVETIFERSLEPAGVGLAYQLDVLARHQLKACFFVDPLPALLFGLDPMKRIVGAVVEAGQEVQLHLHPNWTGAAAGDGGKTYGRFELIDFPQDQQRDLISGAAELLIAAGAPRPIAFRAGSYSANDDTLRALASLGFAYDSSHNGAEHPWPSAIGLPARQIAPVKREGLIEVPVTLIEDRPGALRNFQICALSAGEMAAALDHAVAEKHAAVTIVSHSFELANRSGTRPNGVHVRRFDALCGMLAERRADLPTMHFGDRPDFALDRADAPLGPNSLRTSWRRAEQLWSNMVEERAA; this is encoded by the coding sequence ATGACAACGCCTGTCTTCCTGACCGTCGATACCGAGCTTGCCTGGCGCCACCACGCCGCGTCGCTGGATGTCGAGACGATCTTCGAACGCTCGCTCGAGCCGGCTGGTGTCGGCCTTGCCTATCAGCTCGATGTGCTTGCCCGGCATCAGCTCAAGGCGTGTTTCTTCGTCGATCCGCTGCCGGCGTTGCTGTTCGGCCTCGACCCGATGAAGCGCATCGTCGGCGCGGTGGTCGAGGCGGGGCAGGAGGTGCAGCTTCATCTTCATCCCAACTGGACCGGCGCGGCCGCGGGCGATGGCGGCAAGACCTATGGCCGCTTCGAACTGATCGACTTTCCGCAGGATCAGCAGCGTGACCTGATCTCCGGTGCCGCCGAATTGCTGATCGCGGCGGGCGCGCCCAGGCCGATCGCCTTTCGCGCCGGTAGCTACAGCGCCAATGACGACACGTTGCGTGCGCTGGCCAGCCTCGGCTTCGCTTATGACAGCAGCCACAACGGTGCCGAACATCCCTGGCCGAGCGCGATCGGGCTGCCCGCGCGGCAGATTGCGCCGGTGAAACGCGAAGGGCTGATCGAGGTGCCGGTGACCTTGATCGAGGATCGTCCGGGTGCGTTGCGCAACTTCCAGATCTGCGCGCTCTCGGCGGGCGAGATGGCCGCCGCGCTCGATCATGCGGTTGCCGAAAAACACGCTGCGGTGACCATCGTCAGCCATAGTTTCGAACTCGCCAATCGGTCCGGCACACGCCCGAACGGCGTGCATGTTCGCCGCTTCGATGCATTGTGCGGGATGCTTGCCGAACGTCGTGCGGACTTGCCGACGATGCATTTCGGCGACCGGCCGGACTTCGCGCTCGACCGCGCCGATGCGCCGCTCGGCCCCAATTCGCTGCGCACCAGCTGGCGGCGTGCCGAACAACTCTGGTCGAACATGGTCGAGGAACGCGCGGCATGA
- a CDS encoding DUF3857 domain-containing protein — MFRPILFIALVAVSGVVHASDKPIYAPAPDWVKPAPPPTAPAAGEEAPVMMVFDQQQRLQDGQVWAYVERAMRIASADVLTQAGTIQLQWQPDDGDLIIHRVSIIRGTEEIDLLKQEGRFTILRREAQLEALQMNGVLTATMAAEGLRVGDVLRVAYSVTQSDKVLKGGMQTVLPLVAAPARVGFARARLLWKAGDDLKFRTYMPGVVIKPKDIAGYREIELALPLAKPADWPDDAPIRTRGLPILDASTFADWAAVSKTMAPLYHTDGLVAAGSPLAAEIDRIAKADADPRKRAAAALELVQGEVRYLFRGMDGGNYTPQTPTQTWALRYGDCKAKTLLLLAVLHGLGIEAEAVTAHIELGDTVPQRLPMPGAFNHVLVRATIDGKSLWMDGTGQGARLADLDDSVPFSWVLPLRDAGANLMAVPRRPVNRPDMAVTLELDQRAGLGLPALYRATITLRGAMASQLATASGQLGTKERHDMLAGFVRTGVLEGMPIAETLVQDKVAGTTVVTATGIAQSGWDYEQKRHSRTLDRTVSELNFEPDRTRPAWRDIPVTTGNSGSLAFTTAIKLPVGATGFTLDGDTSLPESLAGVKLRRTATLSDGVVTVEERMDTIGTEIAPADIPAVRSRLALAKTRLLRVMAAENYPSRREVIVAARKAGLLKPIEAAYAKAIAVDPKDKLGYANRAAYLAGTYDWRGAIMDLDRVIAIEPDLDSYLRRAAFLSTLGDDVKALADAETAYGLDPSSYQAVAALTSLKGRTGKMAEALALLDERIAAGGKEKAGWLDLKSNVLSRAGRGAEAVAALDIAVAEKPGNPDLLNSRCWAKAIGKIALDTALKDCTKAIELGESPMAAFDSRALVYFQMGRMEDALGDIAEALDISPDLPASLYVRGVIRKRMGQGALGDADLAAARTMNPRIDEDYARYGVKP; from the coding sequence ATGTTTCGGCCTATCTTGTTCATCGCGCTTGTTGCGGTTTCCGGTGTCGTGCACGCGAGCGACAAGCCGATCTACGCACCCGCACCCGATTGGGTGAAACCGGCCCCACCACCAACCGCGCCTGCGGCTGGCGAGGAAGCGCCGGTCATGATGGTATTCGACCAGCAACAACGGCTTCAGGACGGACAAGTCTGGGCCTATGTCGAACGCGCGATGCGCATCGCCTCCGCCGATGTGCTGACTCAGGCGGGCACGATTCAGCTCCAATGGCAGCCCGACGATGGTGACCTGATCATCCATCGTGTGTCGATTATCCGCGGCACGGAGGAAATCGATCTCCTGAAACAGGAGGGCCGGTTCACCATCTTGCGGCGCGAGGCGCAGCTCGAGGCGTTGCAGATGAACGGTGTGCTCACTGCGACGATGGCGGCCGAGGGACTGCGTGTCGGCGATGTGTTGCGCGTTGCCTATTCGGTGACGCAAAGCGACAAGGTGCTGAAGGGCGGCATGCAGACAGTGCTGCCGCTGGTCGCGGCACCCGCTCGCGTTGGTTTCGCGCGCGCGCGACTGTTGTGGAAGGCGGGGGATGACCTGAAATTCCGCACTTATATGCCCGGCGTCGTTATTAAGCCGAAGGATATCGCTGGCTATCGCGAGATCGAACTGGCGCTGCCCTTGGCCAAGCCCGCCGACTGGCCCGACGACGCGCCGATCCGGACGCGTGGCTTGCCGATCCTCGATGCGTCGACCTTTGCCGATTGGGCGGCGGTATCGAAAACCATGGCGCCGCTGTACCATACCGACGGTCTCGTCGCGGCGGGCAGCCCACTTGCCGCCGAAATCGACCGGATCGCGAAGGCCGATGCCGACCCGCGCAAACGCGCGGCCGCAGCGCTCGAACTCGTGCAGGGCGAGGTTCGTTATCTCTTCCGCGGCATGGATGGCGGCAATTACACGCCGCAAACGCCGACCCAGACCTGGGCGCTGCGTTATGGTGATTGCAAGGCGAAGACCTTGTTGTTGCTCGCCGTCCTTCATGGCCTGGGGATCGAAGCGGAGGCGGTGACGGCCCATATCGAACTTGGCGACACGGTCCCGCAACGGCTGCCGATGCCGGGCGCATTCAATCATGTATTGGTCCGCGCGACGATCGACGGCAAAAGCCTGTGGATGGATGGCACCGGGCAGGGCGCGCGGCTCGCCGACCTTGACGATAGCGTGCCCTTTTCCTGGGTTTTGCCGCTTCGCGACGCCGGCGCCAATCTTATGGCGGTGCCGCGGCGACCCGTGAATCGCCCGGATATGGCTGTAACGTTGGAACTCGACCAACGGGCCGGCTTGGGTTTGCCGGCTTTGTATCGTGCCACGATCACCTTGCGCGGCGCGATGGCCTCGCAACTCGCCACCGCTTCGGGCCAATTGGGGACGAAGGAACGGCACGACATGCTCGCCGGCTTCGTTCGCACCGGCGTGCTGGAAGGCATGCCGATCGCCGAAACCCTGGTTCAGGACAAGGTTGCCGGCACGACCGTGGTCACGGCGACTGGCATTGCGCAGAGCGGCTGGGACTATGAGCAGAAGCGCCACAGCCGCACGCTCGACCGCACGGTGTCGGAACTCAATTTCGAACCTGACCGGACACGCCCGGCATGGCGCGATATACCGGTGACGACCGGCAACAGCGGCAGCCTGGCGTTCACCACCGCGATCAAGTTGCCGGTCGGCGCGACCGGGTTCACGCTTGATGGCGATACGAGCCTGCCGGAAAGTCTGGCTGGCGTAAAGCTGCGCCGCACTGCCACGTTGAGCGACGGCGTGGTGACGGTCGAAGAACGAATGGACACGATCGGCACGGAAATCGCGCCGGCGGATATTCCCGCAGTGCGCTCCCGCCTGGCGCTTGCAAAAACACGGTTGTTGCGGGTCATGGCGGCCGAAAACTATCCGTCGCGACGCGAAGTGATTGTCGCTGCCCGCAAGGCCGGCCTGCTCAAGCCGATCGAAGCGGCCTACGCAAAGGCGATCGCGGTCGATCCCAAGGATAAGCTCGGCTACGCCAATCGTGCCGCCTATCTCGCGGGCACCTATGACTGGCGCGGAGCGATCATGGACCTTGATCGGGTCATCGCGATCGAACCCGATCTCGATAGCTATCTGAGGCGAGCGGCCTTTCTGTCGACGTTGGGTGATGACGTAAAGGCGTTGGCCGATGCAGAAACCGCTTATGGCCTGGACCCGAGTTCCTACCAGGCGGTCGCGGCGCTGACCTCGCTCAAGGGGCGGACGGGCAAAATGGCCGAAGCGCTGGCGCTGCTTGACGAACGTATCGCGGCGGGCGGCAAGGAGAAGGCCGGCTGGCTCGATTTGAAGAGCAATGTGCTGTCACGCGCAGGGCGGGGGGCGGAGGCGGTTGCCGCGCTCGATATCGCCGTCGCCGAAAAACCCGGCAATCCCGATCTGCTCAATTCACGATGCTGGGCCAAGGCGATCGGCAAGATCGCGCTGGATACGGCATTGAAGGATTGTACCAAAGCGATCGAACTGGGCGAATCGCCGATGGCCGCATTCGATAGCCGCGCGCTGGTTTATTTCCAGATGGGGCGGATGGAGGACGCGCTCGGCGATATCGCCGAGGCGCTCGATATTTCGCCCGACCTTCCCGCGTCGCTGTATGTTCGCGGCGTGATTCGCAAGCGGATGGGGCAGGGTGCGCTTGGCGATGCGGATCTCGCGGCGGCGCGAACCATGAACCCACGGATCGATGAGGATTATGCCCGCTATGGCGTGAAACCCTGA
- the uvrC gene encoding excinuclease ABC subunit UvrC, with product MSSPNAPDRFNEEKSTYTVRGSDAPDLEAGVAAIRNVLKTLPARPGVYRMQDARGDVLYVGKARALKNRVNNYTQVDRLPKRLQRMVAQTRSMTIVTTNNEAEALLLEAQLIKRYRPAYNVLLRDDKSFPFILLRADHEFPRIQKHRGARRAKGNYYGPFASAGSVNNTLNALQKLFLLRSCTDSFFRNRDRPCLLYQIRRCSAPCVGRIDAAGYAELVGDAKAFLAGKSTQVQTKLGGQMQAAAEAMDFELAAILRDRLRALTFIQGTQAINAEGLGDADIFALACKNGVMGIQAFFIRGGQNWGHRSFFPAHTNDVPEDEVLTSFLVQFYEEVPPPRTIFVDRELEEAALLGEALGGGAGFKVTLSMPQRGTRRRLLDQAKRNAEEALDRRLAESTTQAKLLREVADLFDLGEPPDRIEIYDNSHIQGTNALGAMVVAGPEGFRKGQYRKFNIKNPDTEPGDDFAMMREVFGRRFARAQAEDPDRDAGDWPDLVLIDGGRGQLNAVKGVMEELGIEDVCLVGVSKGPDRHAGREVFHMLDGREFQLPVNAPVLFYLQRLRDEAHRFAIGAHRAKRAKAIGASPLDEVPGIGPARKKALLMHFGTGRAVRNASLQDLQQAPGVSSAVAQQVYDFYHGR from the coding sequence ATGTCATCGCCCAACGCCCCCGACCGGTTCAATGAAGAGAAATCGACCTACACCGTCAGGGGCAGCGACGCGCCTGATCTGGAGGCGGGTGTCGCCGCGATCCGCAACGTGCTGAAGACACTGCCGGCGCGGCCCGGCGTCTACCGAATGCAGGATGCACGCGGCGATGTGCTTTATGTCGGCAAGGCGCGCGCGTTGAAGAACCGGGTGAATAACTACACTCAGGTCGATCGCTTGCCCAAGCGCTTGCAACGCATGGTCGCGCAGACACGTTCGATGACCATCGTCACGACCAATAACGAGGCCGAAGCGCTGCTGCTCGAAGCGCAGCTGATCAAGCGCTACCGCCCGGCCTATAACGTGCTGCTGCGCGACGACAAAAGCTTCCCGTTCATCCTGTTGCGCGCCGACCATGAATTTCCGCGCATCCAGAAACATCGCGGCGCGCGGCGCGCCAAGGGTAATTATTACGGTCCCTTCGCCAGCGCCGGATCGGTCAACAACACCCTCAATGCGCTGCAGAAGCTGTTCCTGCTGCGCTCCTGTACCGACAGTTTCTTCCGCAACCGCGACCGGCCGTGCCTCCTCTACCAGATCAGGCGCTGCTCGGCGCCATGCGTCGGGCGGATCGATGCGGCCGGCTATGCCGAACTGGTCGGCGACGCCAAGGCCTTCCTCGCGGGCAAATCGACTCAGGTGCAGACCAAACTCGGCGGCCAGATGCAGGCCGCGGCCGAGGCAATGGACTTCGAACTGGCGGCGATTCTGCGCGATCGGCTGCGCGCGCTGACCTTCATTCAGGGGACGCAGGCGATCAATGCCGAGGGGCTGGGCGATGCCGACATTTTCGCGCTGGCTTGCAAGAACGGCGTGATGGGTATCCAGGCCTTCTTCATCCGCGGCGGGCAGAATTGGGGCCATCGCAGCTTTTTCCCCGCGCACACCAACGATGTGCCCGAGGATGAGGTACTGACCAGCTTCCTGGTGCAATTCTATGAAGAGGTGCCGCCACCGCGGACCATCTTCGTCGATCGCGAGCTTGAGGAAGCCGCACTGCTCGGCGAAGCGCTCGGCGGAGGCGCGGGATTCAAGGTCACGTTGTCGATGCCGCAGCGGGGCACACGCCGCCGGTTGCTCGATCAGGCCAAGCGCAATGCCGAGGAAGCGCTCGACCGGCGACTGGCTGAGAGCACGACCCAGGCCAAATTGCTGCGCGAGGTTGCTGACCTGTTCGATCTCGGCGAGCCGCCCGACCGCATCGAGATATACGACAACAGCCATATCCAGGGCACCAATGCGCTCGGTGCGATGGTCGTCGCGGGCCCTGAAGGTTTCCGCAAGGGCCAGTACCGCAAGTTCAACATCAAGAATCCCGATACCGAGCCGGGCGACGACTTCGCGATGATGCGCGAAGTGTTCGGTCGCCGTTTCGCGCGCGCGCAAGCGGAGGATCCCGATCGCGACGCTGGCGACTGGCCCGATCTGGTGCTGATCGACGGCGGGCGCGGACAGCTCAACGCGGTCAAGGGCGTGATGGAGGAGCTGGGCATTGAGGATGTCTGCCTGGTCGGCGTGTCCAAGGGGCCGGACCGCCATGCCGGGCGCGAGGTGTTCCACATGCTTGACGGCCGCGAGTTCCAGCTGCCGGTCAACGCGCCAGTGCTGTTCTATCTCCAACGCCTCCGCGACGAGGCGCATCGCTTTGCCATTGGCGCACACCGCGCCAAGCGCGCCAAGGCGATCGGAGCCTCGCCGCTCGACGAGGTGCCGGGTATCGGCCCGGCGCGCAAAAAGGCGTTGCTGATGCATTTCGGCACCGGCCGCGCGGTGCGCAACGCAAGCCTGCAGGACCTGCAACAGGCACCCGGTGTGTCATCAGCGGTCGCACAGCAGGTCTATGATTTTTACCACGGGCGATAG